The Nicotiana tomentosiformis chromosome 9, ASM39032v3, whole genome shotgun sequence genome contains the following window.
ttcttcgagttcgatcctttcaatactggtggcgcgcccgggatttgatccatgcaggcgtttacttccttcatgaaccgtaaaagttcatccttgaacggatCGTTCTCGTTGTTGAGGCCAGATCTACTCCCCTcagccccgtcggagccaacttcacccctaGGATTGTTATTATCAAGTCTCTACGTCGTCTGGTTCGTGGGAATATCAGGAGGAACTGGATCTTGTCTTTTTGCATTATTTGAGGCACCAGATAGCGCCTACTTCAGTTCTGTCATAACCTAATCatgccgcgtgagatggcctagaatgactgCCTATTTTTCTTGCAACACCCTTAGTAAATCCGCTACATGCTCatcatcagcatcatcgggagttgcctCCCAAACTTGTCGAGGGTACAACATGTCGTGTACCAGTCTAGTGTCGTTCCCCTTATTGCGAGTGTCACTGAtcgaatcctcgaaatgaggctaCTCCCCTTGAATTTCAGGGTTGCGTGTGTCGTTGACAGTGTTATATGCTATTTCTTTTGTAATTTTTTctaagataaaataatcaaaCACGTTAGtgaaaaaggcaaggatcaatttaactgcacggctgtctaggccccacggtgggcgccgaactgtttacccgaaaaactaTACATTTGAATTTtttcgtggtttctagacaagtgaattaatttgatccaaaaagtagCGAAATAACTTATGAAATATAaaacttagccttagaatgtagatggaaCGGTAAGCTAATGAGTGTGGGAACAGGGTTTCCGGGAacaacaatgataagatcaaaagcgagagaataaaattgtattaaaatattatataaaatgtaGTGTAAGTTAGCAAGAAAAATTTttccttacaatgataactgagctctctatttatagctatgtctaggaaaGGAAGTCCTAAGATCATGCCCTTcattaatgtcaattatgagggccattgatgaagattTACGTTAgatataaatgccaaattccttgtaactagccatcatccttaatgctgcaaaatattttgtattaaatgttaccgggcgcaaagcatttaatacaacttttatgatcgttatttctttcggtgacaagcggaatagctATGTTCGATGGCCCTCTCCATCTTGTGTTACACGTGTACTTCCTTTAAGCGGCCACGTGTCATGTCGTATTTTTTCCTATACACACGTGTAAAGAAACTAGTCTAATCTAAAACATATTCTATAAAATTCATCCATATTCTAATTTCCAGCATGGAAATTTTAGTCAAGATCAGGTTTTCAATAAAACCATGCAGCCATATTTGTAGTTTTCCACATTATCACATATTGACATGTACAAAAGAGTGGCTCAAACTTTTCCAAAGGATCACATGCCTTCTGATATGGTccaacactcactcaactaagACTTACAAATCCAATAACAGCGTCGACAAAGGACAATCATAAGCTAGAAGTAGAAATGGATTCCTCAAGAATATCACTCAGGCCATTCAAACTTTCTGATGCTGATGACCTCTTGATATGGGCTAGCGACGATAAAGTAACCTCTTATCTAAGATGGCACACAATCACCTCCATTGAAGCAGCATCAAAATATATCCAAGAAGTTGCTATTCCACATCCGTGGCGTCGGTCCATTTGCTTAGACGACCGTTCCATAGGTTACATATCAGTTAGGCCAGAATCCGGGAGCGAAAGGCACAAAGCTCGCATTGCTTATGCCGTTGGTTCTGATTATTGGGGATAAGGAATTGTTACTATGGCAATAAAGATGGCTATCCCTATTGTGTTCAAAGATTTTCCCTATTTGGTGAGGCTAGAAGCTTTGGTGGAGCCTGAAAATGTAGGATCTCAAAGGGTGCTAGAAAAGGTTGGTTTCAAGAAAGAGGGCTTTCTGAGGTAGTATGGGTTTAACAAAGGTGAAATTAGAGATATGTTCATATATAGCTTCTTATCAATTGATGAAATTCCTTGAaaactataacacacaaaagtgTTGCTTTTCATAATCTTCTAAATTACTAAGATTTGTACTACTTCATTTGATGCTGcttgttttaaaattttcattcacTCTGAATGTGGACACTTTCACATTGCTATTCCCATGGGgaaaaaaacatgaaaattaggtAGAAAAAAATTGCACGCTTTGGCTATATGTAATCAATAGAGTTGAGGTGAAAAGATGAATAATGTAGGTAATAGTTTAAGTTCTACGAACTAATAGCATataaattttctttgttttcaAGTTAAATTGACCCAAAACAATAGATAATCCTTCGTTAGCAAGTCCAATATGATAAAAGGCTAAGTAAAGTAATAACTTGCTATGGCCAATTAAATTGAACTAATATTGGTGTATATAACTTAATTCCTCTCTAAGTAGTTGGAAATTGAAGTTACTAAGCTAGAGGAAAACTGTAGCTAGAAGGCTGAACATCACCATATATTTCAGAACTCCTCTCAAGAATCGAGCGATTTCCGGTACCctttgggtgtgtttggtacgaaggaaaata
Protein-coding sequences here:
- the LOC104102565 gene encoding LOW QUALITY PROTEIN: uncharacterized protein (The sequence of the model RefSeq protein was modified relative to this genomic sequence to represent the inferred CDS: substituted 2 bases at 2 genomic stop codons), translating into MDSSRISLRPFKLSDADDLLIWASDDKVTSYLRWHTITSIEAASKYIQEVAIPHPWRRSICLDDRSIGYISVRPESGSERHKARIAYAVGSDYWGXGIVTMAIKMAIPIVFKDFPYLVRLEALVEPENVGSQRVLEKVGFKKEGFLRXYGFNKGEIRDMFIYSFLSIDEIP